A region of Theileria annulata chromosome 2, complete sequence, *** SEQUENCING IN PROGRESS *** DNA encodes the following proteins:
- a CDS encoding CDK-activating kinase assembly factor, putative (chr2.C.cand.236 - hypothetical protein, possible cdk-activating kinase assembly factor) produces the protein MLVFSPFNPEFLVASQGSYTQCAICRCHLTRHSFAPYDMSSFYYENYKEARKRVLQVYNDTRSNFKNTPEYNKYLEDCESINESRLKSIEQELRNYERNNTLRISRNIENQKSEHKKLIRSIVEKEKNFYELVDKGAPFNLWKVDEFIHPLKKSCPNYFTDETTVISTSDSKPLNAAIRNDSDIPRKVFTNRIELMESDVAGGYSKGSKICLMLILEIVFEKCKSQFDALLLWNII, from the exons ATGTTGGTATTTTCTCCGTTTAACCCTGAATTTTTAGTGGCTTCGCAAGGCAGTTATACTCAATGTGCAATTTGCCGCTGTCACTTAACTCGCCATTCATTTGCTCCCTACGACATGTCCTCATTTTActatgaaaattataaagaagCTAGAAAAAGAGTTCTTCAAGT ATATAATGATACAAgatcaaattttaaaaatacacCAGAGTATAATAAGTATTTGGAGGACTGTGAGTCGATAA ACGAGTCAAGACTCAAGTCAATTGAACAGGAATTAAGGAATTATGAACGAAACAACACACTCAGAATCTCCagaaatattgaaaatcaa AAATCTGAACATAAGAAACTGATAAGGTCAATAGTGGAGAAGGAAAAGAACTTTTATGAATTAGTTGATAAAGGAGCACCTTTTAACTTGTGGAAAGTTGATGAATTCATTCAT CCTCTTAAAAAATCGTGCCCTAACTATTTTACCGATGAAACCACAGTCATTTCTACTTCAGATTCCAAA CCACTGAATGCCGCGATTCGAAATGATTCAGATATACCTAGAAAAGTTTTTACTAACAG AATTGAGCTCATGGAGAGTGATGTTGCGGGAGGATACTCTAAGGGTTCGAAGATATgtttaatgttaattttagaaatcGTATTTGAAAAATGTAAATCACAATTTGACGCATTACTTTTATGGAATATCATATAA
- a CDS encoding SfiI-subtelomeric fragment related protein family member, putative (chr2.C.cand.235 - hypothetical protein), with translation MPSCKVKKPAEHRVELKDNKPVLYMRNDKNEEWSNVTHTNYQVELLKFVDGVFCENTYLECDFNLLGSVFEIIFNFICSAVKYDERFIWSYWVDPFQGYPSSLLFDVVQNTLNLTFKNGNTTALDMRKYFITGKGTDNCGGEFQYVRFNRTVSAVYARESNLNYLKFGENIVWARKSHEPHPVSFIFQSNSQVVIVSKNRFTTCTFQNYQWLQTITYTN, from the coding sequence ATGCCATCGTGTAAAGTAAAGAAACCAGCCGAGCATAGGGTGGAATTGAAAGACAATAAACCTGTCTTGTACATGAGAAATGATAAGAACGAGGAGTGGTCCAATGTGACACACACGAATTACCAAGTCGAACTATTAAAGTTCGTAGATGGTGTGTTTTGTGAAAACACATACCTAGAGTGTGATTTTAACCTCCTAGGTTCCGTTTTCGAGATCATTTTCAACTTTATATGCAGCGCAGTCAAATATGACGAGAGATTTATCTGGAGTTACTGGGTCGACCCCTTCCAAGGTTATCCTAGCTCACTACTCTTCGACGTAGTCCAAAATACTCTTAATCTCACCTTCAAAAATGGAAATACTACCGCTTTGGACATGCGCAAGTATTTTATTACCGGCAAAGGTACCGACAACTGTGGCGGGGAATTCCAATACGTAAGGTTCAACCGTACTGTTTCAGCAGTCTACGCGAGGGAGTCTAatcttaactacttaaaGTTTGGAGAAAACATCGTCTGGGCCCGAAAATCACATGAACCACACCCGGtttcatttattttccAAAGTAACAGCCAAGTCGTAATCGTTTCAAAAAACAGATTTACCACCTGCACATTTCAAAACTATCAATGGCTTCAAACCATCACGTACACCAACTAA
- a CDS encoding calcium-transporting ATPase, putative (chr2.C.cand.234 - calcium-transporting ATPase;~8 probable transmembrane helices predicted for TA13655 by TMHMM2.0 at aa 69-88, 98-117, 216-238, 271-288, 309-331, 1049-1071, 1156-1178 and 1193-1210), with the protein MLEEEKLKLLESPHVYDSSEVLKHYSVNLDYGLNDEQVILHRELLGSHSFLKPKKLSLLHLFIQQFDDLLVKILLSAAIVSFFFTCFDPHETKNISSFIEPIVILFILILNALVGVWQEANAEKALDALKKLQPTLTTCLRNGVWTTFDTENLVVGDIVKVKNGDKIPADLRLVKVLSTALLVEQSQLTGESLLIYKTTEALDKSEKTCDLQTKRNILFGSTTVCSGTGIGVVVAVGMDTEIGTIQSAVIEASTENTTTPLQKMLHDFGNSLSKAISVICLLVWLINVKNFNDPAHGSIIRGSIYYFKIAIALAVAAIPEGLPAVITTCLALGTRKMAKKNAIVRKLPSIETLGCTTVICSDKTGTLTTNKMTTVVVNLFNQQNKLRYIHMPHQGDGIRVTMGGFGENGMYVAQSFDGPVENLTHTFLKCASLCSDVTFSTLHHKNNRKLSRFSSSGMDDDGLVLEGEPTEVAIIEMVNNLGKFLTQCDSSHLDQMGQVIFSSPVEENNSSNIKKMKRWKKNLLQNNNLVNRSRSDSPNSHANTNSSAESNTNTNTELVNDVETDDGMSKVRNETSTLKKGQLTGRAGQTVPIPISALYRKYLIKEATLEFCRSRKMMSVICTHSGSCVGNSSGGKGSGRSNKNKMYLYSKGAPESILEVCTSYMLPDGSVNKLSKSEKTEILDHVKQLANEALRVLAFSYRSASQKDLDLYNTLLHSSPNTTTNANDTMKNNSVFSKIEKDMVFLGLVGIMDPPRPEVKDSISKCMRAGIRVIMITGDNKLTAEAIARKVGIIKIPLSISNPSLSLSPANANFCGSPKFSYANPKFSYSSPKFGHASPSNSRFGGSPKFSGLLHGGSLFSSLTGKEFESLTQDAQRKLLTTSCLVFSRTEPKHKQSIVSILKDLGEIVAMTGDGVNDAPALKMADIGISMGINGTEVAKEASDMILADDNFKTIVSAIEEGRCIYSNMKAFIRYLISSNIGEVVSIFMTAMLGIPEGMLPVQLLWVNLVTDGPPATALGFNPPDPLVMKKGPRHRNDKLIDRTTLLRYMVIGLYVGLATCGIFIQYYVFGISPNEGNTLISLKKLMNWGNCMNWEEFHSSLIYDMSNSCEYFTVGKVKASTLSLTTLVILEMFNALNALSEDSSILKVPPWSNPYLICAIFFSILIHCFILYIPFFSSLFNVVPLDVYDWKWVLIWSFPVLIIDECFKLCKRSYKKYSKPSLQSNQAVSEDKHDSFDNNNLNNQNMNGENLHGDEMWMSGSTDLSFGERLTNSLTSLLDKVATSFSNSASYDLSNQEKELAPQY; encoded by the exons ATGTTAGAAGAAGAGAAATTGAAGTTATTGGAGAGTCCTCATGTGTATGATTCCAGTGAGGtattaaaacattattCAGTTAACTTGGATTACGGCTTGAATGACGAACAAGTTATTTTACACCGTGAATTGTTAGGATCGCATTCGTTTCTAAAGCCAAAAAAATTGTCACTTCTGCACTTATTCATCCAACAGTTCGATGATTTGCTTGTTAAGATACTATTGAGCGCAGCCATCGTTAGCTTCTTTTTCACCTGTTTTGACCCTCACGAGACGAAGAACATCTCCTCCTTTATCGAGCCGATTGTAATacttttcattttaattttgaacGCATTGGTTGGAGTTTGGCAAGAAGCAAACGCAGAGAAGGCATTGGACGCACTTAAAAAGCTGCAACCGACATTGACAACATGTTTAAGGAACGGAGTATGGACGACGTTCGACACGGAGAATTTAGTAGTAGGTGATATAGTTAAAGTTAAAAATGGAGATAAAATCCCAGCAGACCTACGACTTGTAAAGGTATTATCGACAGCACTATTAGTTGAGCAATCACAATTAACTGGCgaatcattattaatatataagaCAACGGAAGCACTGGATAAGAGTGAAAAAACATGCGATCTCCAAACTAAGcgtaatatattattcgGAAGCACTACAGTATGCAGCGGAACAGGAATAGGAGTTGTAGTGGCGGTTGGAATGGACACTGAAATCGGTACAATCCAATCAGCAGTAATTGAAGCAAGTACCGAGAATACCACAACTCCACTGCAAAAGATGTTGCACGACTTCGGAAACTCACTCTCGAAAGCAATCAGCGTCATCTGTTTGCTCGTATGGTTAATAAACGTTaagaattttaatgatCCAGCGCACGGATCAATTATCAGAGGCtccatttattattttaaaattgcAATTGCACTTGCAGTCGCCGCTATTCCTGAGGGTCTACCAGCAGTTATCACAACGTGTTTAGCTCTCGGAACCAGGAAAATGGCAAAAAAGAACGCTATTGTAAGGAAGCTCCCATCAATTGAAACTCTTGGCTGTACCACTGTCATTTGTAGTGATAAAACAGGGACTCTCACCACTAACAAAATGACGACCGTAGTTGTCAATTTATTCAATCAACAAAATAAACTTCGATATATACACATGCCACATCAAG GCGATGGAATAAGGGTGACAATGGGAGGATTTGGAGAGAATGGTATGTATGTAGCGCAGTCATTTGACGGACCAGTTGAAAACCTGACCCACACGTTCCTCAAATGCGCGTCTCTATGTTCAGATGTCACATTCTCAACACTTCatcataaaaataatcGTAAACTTAGTAGATTTAGTAGTAGCGGGATGGATGACGATGGGTTGGTGTTGGAGGGAGAGCCGACGGAAGTGGCGATAATTGAAAtggttaataatttgggtAAATTTTTAACGCAGTGCGATTCATCACACTTGGATCAGATGGGTCAAGTCATATTCTCATCACCAGtagaagaaaataatagtagtaacatcaaaaaaatgaaaagatGGAAAAAAAACTTActacaaaataataatctaGTTAATCGTAGTCGTTCAGATTCCCCCAACTCTCACGCTAACACAAATTCCAGTGCAGAGTCTAATACGAATACAAATACGGAATTAGTTAATGATGTGGAAACAGATGATGGAATGAGTAAAGTAAGGAATGAAACATCAACATTGAAGAAAGGACAATTAACAGGTAGAGCAGGACAAACAGTACCGATACCAATTTCAGCACTATACCGTAAATATCTAATCAAAGAAGCGACTTTGGAGTTCTGTAGAAGTAGGAAAATGATGTCAGTAATTTGCACACATAGTGGAAGTTGTGTGGGAAACAGTAGTGGAGGTAAAGGAAGTGGTAGGAGtaataagaataaaatgtatttatatagtaAAGGAGCACCAGAAAGTATATTGGAAGTGTGTACAAGTTACATGCTACCGGATGGTTcagtaaataaattatctaaatcaGAAAAAACTGAAATATTGGATCATGTAAAACAATTAGCAAATGAAGCTTTGAGAGTATTGGCGTTCTCATACAGATCAGCATCCCAGAAAGATCTAGACCTATACAATACACTACTACACTCTAGCCCTAATACCACCACTAATGCTAACGACACTATGAAGAATAACAGTGTATTCAGTAAGATCGAGAAGGATATGGTATTTTTGGGCTTAGTTGGAATAATGGACCCGCCAAGACCAGAAGTTAAGGATAGCATAAGTAAATGCATGAGAGCTGGAATTAGAGTAATTATGATCACAGGCGATAATAAACTCACAGCTGAAGCTATTGCCAGAAAAGTTGGAATCATCAAAATTCCACTCTCCATCTCAAATCCGAGTCTAAGTCTGAGTCCTGCAAACGCCAATTTTTGTGGGAGTCCTAAATTTAGTTATGCAAATCCTAAATTTAGTTACTCCAGTCCTAAATTTGGTCATGCCAGTCCTTCCAACTCGAGGTTTGGAGGCAGCCCGAAATTTAGCGGGTTATTACACGGCGGGTCTTTATTTAGTAGTTTGACGGGAAAGGAATTTGAGTCACTGACACAAGATGCCCAGAGGAAATTGTTGACGACAAGTTGCCTAGTGTTCAGTAGAACTGAACCAAAGCACAAGCAGTCTATAGTGTCGATACTAAAGGATTTGGGAGAAATAGTGGCAATGACAGGAGATGGAGTAAATGACGCACCAGCACTAAAGATGGCAGATATAGGAATAAGTATGGGAATAAATGGAACAGAAGTCGCTAAAGAGGCGTCGGATATGATCTTGGCAGATGACAATTTTAAGACAATAGTGTCAGCAATAGAGGAAGGCAGATGCATCTACAGTAATATGAAAGCGTTCATAAGATACTTAATCAGCAGTAATATTGGAGAAGTAGTAAGTATTTTTATGACTGCAATGCTAGGAATCCCAGAAGGAATGCTACCAGTCCAATTACTTTGGGTTAATTTGGTTACAGATGGACCACCAGCAACAGCACTTGGGTTTAATCCGCCAGACCCACTTGTGATGAAAAAAGGGCCAAGACACCGAAATGACAAATTGATAGATCGAACCACCTTGTTGCGTTATATGGTTATTGGATTGTACGTAGGTCTCGCAACATGTGGTATCtttatacaatattatgTGTTCGGAATCTCACCCAATGAAGGCAACACCCtaattagtttaaaaaAACTAATGAATTGGGGAAACTGCATGAATTGGGAAGAGTTCCACTCTAGCTTAATATATGACATGAGTAACAGTTGtgaatattttacagtTGGTAAAGTCAAGGCCTCGACTTTATCCCTAACAACCTTGGTTATCCTGGAAATGTTTAATGCCTTAAACGCGTTATCCGAAGATTCCTCTATTTTAAAAGTGCCACCTTGGTCTAATCCATATCTCATTTGTGCCATTTTCTTCagtattttaattcattgcttcattttatacattCCATTTTTTTCATCACTCTTCAATGTTGTACCGCTGGACGTCTATGATTGGAAATGGGTTCTGATCTGGTCATTCCCAGTACTGATTATCGACGAATGCTTCAAACTCTGTAAAAGATCatacaaaaaatattcGAAACCTTCATTACAAAGCAACCAAGCCGTCAGTGAGGATAAACATGActcatttgataataataatttaaacaatcAGAATATGAATGGTGAAAATCTCCATGGAGATGAGATGTGGATGAGTGGATCGACTGATTTATCATTTGGTGAGAGGTTAACTAATAGTTTGACGAGTTTATTGGATAAAGTGGCGACGAGTTTTAGTAATAGCGCAAGTTATGACTTATCCAACCAAGAAAAAGAACTTGCGCCgcaatattaa
- a CDS encoding uncharacterized protein (chr2.C.cand.236 - hypothetical protein) has product MLKITKKDNLSDCSTDVSEEGKVTLGQVVPDFIEFECTKTKMYKIIAESYCIKSPEYSLNWEIRHCKVDLNVKSPLCEGIENKGIKKIKHEATLHTLKPGSEINENYGKSNQVFGDIKNIKRNVYDDYYMGGRNGGYKPPKVYDLNGKEDLNGSMDIDSINDMEDFIKYINSNIV; this is encoded by the exons atgttaaaaattacaaaaaaagATAATTTATCGGATTGTAGCACTGACGTTTCAGAGGAGGGAAAGGTGACCCTAGGGCAGGTAGTCCCGGATTTTATCGAGTTTGAGTGCACCAAGACcaaaatgtataaaataatcgCAGAAAGTTATTGCATAAAATCGCCTGAATATTCACTCAACTGGGAAATCAGGCACTGTAAAGTGGACTTGAATGTTAAAAGTCCATTATGCGAAGGGATTGAAAATAAAGGGATAAAAAAGATAAAACATGAGGCAACTTTACATACTCTAAA GCCTGGGAgtgaaattaatgaaaattatggGAAATCAAATCAAGTATTCGGAGATataaaaaacataaaaaGAAATGTATATGATGATTATTATATGGGAGGACGAAATGGTGGATATAAACCCCCAAAAGTTTATGATTTAAATGGAAAAGAAGATTTGAACGGATCAATGGATATAGATTCCATCAACGATATGGAagattttatcaaatacaTCAACTCCAACattgtataa
- a CDS encoding uncharacterized protein (chr2.cand.285 - hypothetical protein, conserved, mal8p1.134, contains 5 x SMART SM0239 C2 Protein kinase C conserved region 2 (CalB), transmembrane domain;~1 probable transmembrane helix predicted for TA13645 by TMHMM2.0 at aa 1395-1414) — MGDVMYYIKVDIHEVKDVLYKEESTEREIIPNVFVEASFKDYSNYTQTKEHSSNAFFNASFNFTPKLSPSEFERGRIIVALYHKEGIASYKKLIGHHAFSLPLIYSKQQHCIHRSWVKVFNPNFPTHNAGSMLVSISVSAPGDKPAVFKDDDLSGQGLGTDIAQTGIRFNKVPEMNLKNYMLYLNVVCGRDFMLKNLSYSEIRPSVRLSHFGIFEETPPMNDNTNPEWQTTLYIPCLTPSFDETVTVEFYNGTELLQFESIDLVHLINNGFPPKWINIYSKGVGNQNSNLLGGILKFFSDSTSSLTDYFGRILISASAEQVQTLYVKGIKPCRSISLPPIQERKIAVDIYEIVSLDHKYRFIEVIISQGIFSTKSRVFQLKNNGSYEINDITGRLQVFEPSFSCTSRTIYSYIIIWLISCNNGIANDDGDLCDFFIYVNSLSDGTCERVSWARVPYEKVKNSETKPMWILLSSFANEPIDLFNILLSFEVSSNIAGFERKERIKYNLARYNFRCMIYEAFQLPCLETNCYPSSYIEVELSGVNIKTGLARDSTNPYYFCSREEEVYLPTNLLLAPNINISVFYEQSSVFSRPRLVCTGQYSLTNVPREWTWAPQWLKLRSLLNPMHKPRVLVAFELIPSAELTRSPESFPFFEDIVPSTRSCILTLVLLGIRTFSLLENPRVQIRFKGYDTFIDPECHSHKTANGHNSHNSGNLGEGFDILNVTGKATSGSYGNWNFLTTHVINLELPKRMHHHSCLDLQVICDNSAGPLGSTVLTLNQYFPWLTPTERKLSNEMFRMELIDCFNSSAPSNTVNINKNLEDVNNINVEFVDEIDAVSKHKSRFHAIDSNTNINASVNSVDNNCVGNDVTSKSKIAMEGHNNIDNITSETTSASDARDTVIRIDEGDEVDKLIDEDELDFEILIDDSMNSLMREEISYELEAEMTEEAFQYKKAPILRFNENGIPEVIGILKFIIQIQESSNNRQQQLKQIEIMQREADEKIRRFRSMWDDAKDLVVRAYILEAKGLYTSGLINDSISIKNITGEDLTYIWIRNIDDQHTNTGNTINNNNTRSSVNRSMLYPYSIKDLNNGKKGLKPIFNQCYNLSCSLPENSILRVSVMSKSALSETIIGTTYIDCEDRFFNARLRELMLGELAPVESRVLRGEEQQMGETISRGVLRMWLEVLRAEDARAKPIQNLGSLDPANYELRVVIWRARCFSDETSEISLYVCGFYQNELGEFVQKTDTHYHSKDKIGIFNWRFKYLVTIPTEYTNLKLQLYSYTLLKDEVIGEANIDLGYEFHRVWKKNRLHSIPKFTANLYSLADSSKIVGSVDVEISLLNESDSKRYPVGAGREEPNRDPYLPKVNQNRNFVDFAGFGDTFVNFGNKIISGIKTTGAIIVVLSIFALAIVILIIIK, encoded by the exons atgggAGATgtaatgtattatataaagGTGGATATACACGAGGTGAAGGATGTATTATATAAGGAAGAGAGTACAGAGCGTGAGATAATTCCAAATGTGTTTGTTGAGGCTTCATTTAAAGACTACAGCAATTATACCCAGACCAAGGAGCATTCCTCAAACGCCTTTTTCAACGCCTCTTTTAACTTCACACCTAAACTCAGCCCTTCAGAGTTCGAACGAGGAAGAATTATCGTAGCCCTGTACCATAAGGAAGGAATTGCTAGCTATAAGAAACTCATCGGACATCATGCCTTCAGCCTTCCACTGATTTACTCTAAACAACAACATTGTATTCATAGATCATGGGTTAAAGTTTTTAACCCTAACTTTCCAACTCATAACGCT GGAAGTATGTTGGTGTCAATATCAGTATCAGCACCAGGAGATAAACCTGCGGTATTTAAGGATGATGATTTATCAGGCCAAGGCCTAGGAACAGATATTGCTCAGACTGGAATAAGATTCAATAAGGTGCCAGAGatgaatttgaagaattaTATGCTTTATCTAAATGTGGTTTGTGGAAGAGACTTCATGCTAAAAAATCTATCATACTCAGAGATCAGACCCTCAGTAAGATTATCGCACTTTGGAATTTTTGAAGAAACGCCACCAATGAATGATAATACTAATCCTGAATGGCAAACAACTCTATATATACCATGCCTTACACCTTCATTT GATGAGACGGTAACAGTGGAATTTTATAATGGAACTGAATTGTTACAATTTGAATCAATTGACTTGGTTCACTTGATTAATAACGGATTCCCCCCCAAATGGATTAACATTTATTCCAAAGGTGTTGGTAATCAAA ATTCAAACTTGTTGGGTGGAATTTTGAAGTTTTTTTCTGATTCAACGAGTTCACTGACTGATTATTTTGGGCGCATTTTGATAAGTGCGTCAGCGGAGCAGGTGCAGACGTTGTATGTAAAGGGTATTAAGCCGTGTAGGTCAATTTCTCTGCCTCCAATCCAGGAACGTAAAATTGCGGTTGACATTTACGAAATCGTCTCACTGGATCATAAATATAGGTTCATTGAAGTTATAATTTCACAAGGTATTTTCTCAACCAAAAGCCGTGTTTTccaattaaaaaataatgggtcttatgaaattaatgatattaCCGGTAGATTACAAGTTTTCGAACCTTCATTCTCATGTACCTCACGCACAATATATAgctatataattatatggTTAATTAGTTGTAATAATGGAATAGCGAATGATGATGGCGATTTGTGcgatttttttatatacgTAAATTCATTGTCTGACGGTACATGCGAACGAGTTTCATGGGCTCGAGTACCATATGAGAAGGTGAAAAATTCTGAGACCAAGCCGATGTGGATATTACTTTCCTCATTCGCCAATGAACCGATTGATCTCTTTAACATTCTTCTATCATTTGAAGTTTCGTCTAATATCGCAGGCTTCGAAAGAAAGGaaagaattaaatataaccTCGCTAGGTATAACTTCAGGTGCATGATCTATGAAGCCTTTCAATTGCCGTGTCTCGAAACCAATTGTTATCCCTCATCATATATCGAA GTTGAATTGTCCGGAGTTAATATAAAGACGGGATTAGCTCGTGATAGTACAAATCCgtattatttttgttcaAGGGAGGAGGAGGTCTATCTCCCAACTAACCTTTTGCTTGCACCAAATATAAACATTAGTGTATTCTATGAACAAAGCTCTGTCTTCTCTAGACCCCGTTTGGTTTGTACTGGCCAGTACAGTTTAACGAATGTTCCTCGTGAGTGGACTTGGGCACCGCAGTGGCTGAAGTTGAGATCACTTTTAAACCCAATGCATAAGCCTAGAGTATTGGTAGCGTTTGAATTAATTCCATCAGCTGAGCTCACACGTTCACCTGAAAGTTTCCCGTTTTTTGAGGATATCGTTCCTTCAACTCGGTCGTGCATTTTGACACTTGTTTTACTTGGAATTCGGACCTTTAGTTTACTAGAAAATCCAAGAGTTCAAATTCGATTCAAAGGATATGATACCTTCATTGATCCAGAATGCCATTCACATAAAACAGCCAACGGACATAATTCACATAACTCAGGAAATTTAGGGGAAGGGTTCGATATATTGAATGTTACAGGAAAGGCAACGAGCGGTTCGTACGGTAATTGGAATTTTTTAACAACACATGTAATAAACCTTGAACTTCCAAAACGTATGCATCACCATTCTTGTTTGGATCTTCAAGTTATATGTGATAATTCAGCAGGGCCACTTGGATCCACGGTTCTAACGCTAAATCAGTACTTCCCATGGTTAACCCCTACGGAAAGGAAACTGAGTAATGAAATGTTTAGGATGGAATTGATTGACTGCTTCAACAGTTCAGCTCCGAGTAACACTgttaacattaataaaaatctCGAAgatgttaataatattaacgTTGAATTCGTTGACGAGATTGATGCAGTCTCCAAACATAAATCCAGGTTCCATGCCATCGATAgtaatactaatattaatgcTTCTGTGAATAGTGTAGACAATAACTGTGTGGGAAATGACGTAACGAGTAAATCAAAAATTGCTATGGAAGGCCATAACAATATTGATAACATTACTAGTGAGACTACTAGTGCTAGTGATGCGAGGGACACTGTCATAAGGATAGACGAAGGAGATGAAGTTGATAAGTTGATAGATGAAGATGAGTTGGATTTCGAGATTTTGATAGATGATAGTATGAATAGTTTAATGCGTGAAGAGATTTCATACGAGTTGGAAGCTGAGATGACTGAAGAAGCATTTCAATATAAAAAAGCACCGATCCTTCgatttaatgaaaatggAATACCTGAAGTCATTGGCATActcaaattcattatccAAATACAAGAATCGTCAAATAATCGCCAACAGCAACTAAAAC AGATAGAAATAATGCAAAGGGAAGCGGATGAGAAGATAAGGAGATTTCGGAGTATGTGGGATGATGCAAAGGATTTAGTGGTTCGCGCATATATATTAGAAGCCAAAGGTCTTTATACTAGTGGCTTAATAAATGATTCTATttctataaaaaatataactGGTGAAGATTTAACGTATATTTGGATACGGAATATTGACGATCAACACACTAATACCGGCAACACcatcaataataataataccaGAAGTAGTGTTAATAGGAGTATGTTATACCCATATAGTATtaaagatttaaataatggcAAGAAAGGATTAAAGCCGATTTTTAACCAATGTTATAATTTAAGTTGTAGTTTACCAGAAAATTCAATTTTGAGAGTTTCAGTCATGAGTAAATCAGCTTTAAGTGAGACAATTATTGGTACAACATATATTGACTGTGAAGATAGATTTTTTAATGCACGTTTAAGGGAACTGATGTTAGGTGAGTTGGCTCCAGTTGAGTCTCGAGTCTTAAGGGGTGAGGAACAGCAAATGGGAGAAACAATATCCCGAGGTGTTTTACGTATGTGGTTGGAAGTACTTAGAGCTGAGGATGCAAGAGCTAAACCGATCCAGAATTTGGGATCACTGGATCCAGCAAATTATGAGTTGAGGGTTGTAATTTGGCGTGCACGTTGTTTTTCCGATGAAACTTCGGAAATATCACTTTACGTTTGTGGCTTTTACCAAAATGAACTCGGAGAATTTGTTCAGAAAACTGATACACACTATCACAGTAAGGATAAAATCGGTATTTTTAACTGGCGTTTTAAATACCTCGTCACCATCCCAACTGAATACACTAATCTCAAGTTACAACTATACAGTTACACTCTTTTGAAAGATGAAGTTATTGGTGAAGCTAATATTGACTTGGGTTATGAGTTTCATAGAGTTTGGAAGAAGAATCGACTACACTCAATTCCGAAATTCACTGCTAACCTCTATAGCCTCGCTGATAGTAGTAAAATTGTTGGTAGCGTTGACGTTGAAATTAGTCTTTTAAATGAAAGTGATAGTAAAAGATACCCAGTTGGTGCCGGAAGGGAAGAACCTAATAGAGATCCGTACCTGCCAAAGGTTAATCAGAACCGGAACTTTGTGGACTTTGCTGGTTTCGGTGATACCTTCGTCAACTTTGgcaataaaattatctcTGGGATCAAAACTACCGGTGCGATCATTGTTGTACTATCTATTTTCGCTCTTGCTATTGTCATTCtcattattatcaaataa